The DNA region ATTCACTGGCAAATGCCTGGTATAGCAAAAATGCAAATACGTATTAATACTACTAGTACTAACAGAAAGAATATCGGATTTGGCACAAAACAAGTATACAAGTACCTTTAACTATTATCACAAATTCAAAACCAAACActtccattatttttgtttattttatttatcttctcAGGACCGGATATTCATAACcctaatctttatttttttcttaagattgtTATACCGGCCACAACAATTATGTTGTTGCCAAACTGTTAACCTTCTGCTACTTAACAGGTTAAAATTTGGTTCATAATTCCTCCTACAGCTATTGGTAGGTTTACCGAGAGGATAGAATTTATCTGCTTGATAACACACAGGAACTTTACCAGCTGGTCCGTAATTTTGCtctaaagcaaataaaaattcatattatgtcaaaataaataagtgtAAGATCTAAAGTTTGTGAATTGAATGGTTTAACCCTTGATATGGTTAGATTTTCTTGCCCATTTATTGTGCCATTTTTAGtacatattttcaatttttgtctAGAAGAATCAATTTTTCCACCTCAATGGAAAAAAGCTATTGTAAATGCagttatgttaaaaaattcgaGAACTGGGTAATTTTCACAATATGCCTAACAAAATTCAGGCATATCATTAAATTGGCTGAAATTATTAGTCAAATTGTGAGATTCTTAATTATTACTGTCGATGAACAATAGACCTAGTCACATTGAAAGAGCCTAGACGCATTAATAAGACAAGTTACATTGAGCTCGCATATCcataatatgtcaaatttccAGGTACGTACAACTTCTTTGGGCAGTAGAACTAGCAGAAACCCACCAAGATAAAGCATACGAAGATTGTTCGGCGGATTTGCAAATTGACATGGTGCTTGGCGCGATAGTCGAATGTGCGCTCACGTGCATGTGTAGGGTCGTTTCAAAAATTCTAgctgaaaaatcatttaggttcaGCTGGTTCGTTGACGCTTTCTTTTCCACCGCTATGGTTGTCTTAGGTAAGTTATTCgatttcaaaaattatcaattaaaacgATTATCTTTCAGCTTTTAACTTAACTGGAGGTTATTTTAATCCAGCACTGGCGACTTCGCTCAAGTTTGGTTGCGCTGGCAACACCGTTCTAGAGCATATAGTGGTCTACTGGGTGGGCGCATGCACTGGAGCTTTGCTGTCTTGCATTATTTTTGAATCGAATGCTgttcagaattttattaaaagggaGGTTAAGGAagaatgaattgaaaaaatatataaaaataatgtgttcaattaaattaaagaacCTTGACAGTGTTcgactttttggttttttatacTGTTACAACAGGTGTTTATAACATTGTgttcatattaataaaaaattcaaaatgttttaacGAAGTGTATGTAATTAAGGATAGTTGTTATTTTTTGCTTCCGATATGTTGTTGATTCGAGAATTGTTAtcgaaattattaaattcatgatttatttttttaaatacgtgtATTATTTTCCGACCAAAATCGTCAAAAATTTCCATTGTTGCATCCACAGAAAATGGCTGGTAAACCTACAGGCTGAAGAACTcaatagttttcaattttttttttgtcttgttttgtttatttttcaattaattttttgtggagGTAATGgtatcatgtaaaaaaattaactttccaGAGGgtaattggtaaataaaataaaaccaccaaaaaaattataaaaaaaatttactttttgatcatttttattaaGCTTATCAATAATCGTAATAAAACTGGAAATATTCATCTGAAATTTTCATGACTGCATATGAAGATTTTAAGCTAATGCAGGAGAGTAATTGTTAACAAATTAAACGTGGTAGAACcttcaaaaattgcaaaagaaatttacttttaggtaatttttttcatgtttatcAAGTTTAGATTCAGAAGGTAAATGATGATTGAAACGCTTCTTTAAACCTGAAAATTGCAACAAATCaactttaaagtaatttttcttccCATACTTTTTCGTACATTTTGATCGTcctattattaagtttttttatatatttaaaatataaaatcaacaaaaaattgattatgatcattcaatttttaaataaatatgcacaTTGTTGTTTTAATATgattattcttaattttatttaaaagtgccCCATCTctgcactttttaattttcacttCACTTTCATATTTCACCAAATAAGTTTAAGTTTGTCCAGTTAAATTTGTATGCTGTCCCACTGGACGTGTACTACATTATGACGTCACGGCATTGGTTGCTAGCAACCAACTTGCTGACAGTGGCCCAGTCCTTCGAATATGCGGgacaaaaacagatttttttcaTGGTATgatactttgattttttttaaatttaattttcaaagtttataaagaatacttttatttttactaaaaaaaaaaattttttttttatattactaccCCACTGCACTAACACCAGGGCATTGGTTAATAGGCTTATAAGCATTACAGGATATTTCTTACATGgtatgatattttaaataatttcttaagaattCTTCTAACTGTTTATAGTAAGTTAAGTCATTATTGAGATATGTGTCGTTTCTACCATCCAGTTTACATTGATGTGTTTTCTTGACAAACTTCAGAATTCTATGATTAACTTCATCatcattattttttccatttactCTTAAGCATTTAACTTTCATTTCATAACCTCCACTCCCTTTTTCCATCTCTTCTTCACTTTTCATCCTTAATTTTCTACATATCACCCAACACTTCTTTTAATCGTACTTTGTACTCATTGGATATAAATTCCACTGATTGAAAGTGGAAAGGAGCTAATGTTGTGCTAACTACAAAAGTTAGTAATCCAAACGACTTTGGgcaattacttttaatttctttattaccAACTCTTTCTaaagttttaggaaaaattattgaaaccCATATTTTCGAATATTTAAATAGCTTAGTGCCTGAAAAACATATACGGCGTTATAAACTATAACGGCGTTATTGGTTTGATGATATCCTTAAGGGTCTGAACGAAAGTTTCATAAATGTATTGGTTGGATTATACTAAGGCGTTTGATATGGTAAATCATGAAATCTATTTTACACTATTTTGGTGTTAGTGAGGGATCCATCAAATTGATTACTTCGTTTCTTCCTAATAGAACACAACAGGTTTCTGTGGATATTATAGTATCTGGCAGCCTTGATGTGATTGCAGGTGTACCTTAGGGGAGTTTGCTCTATATGTTATATACCTCGCAGTTCTTTAAATCGTTAAAATACTGTAACCTTATTTACGCAGACGATACTCATTTCCAAGCAGCCACTAAGCATATGCTAAAAATGAATCCAGCAAAATCGGTTgcattagtattctgtagtgaAGGCataagaaataatgtttttgaaaaccTTAACATAGAACCTAATTCtaatttattaccaataaaaAGCTCTGCTAAAAATATTTAGGCTTGATTATTGACAGCAAAATGAGGTATAAAGTACATGTAACGTAGAAATTATCTAAATCAAGATACAAAACAAATGTGATAATGATAATATCTATGGATTCTGTTTGGGCTTTTCGGATATTCAAAGAATACAAAAGTTTACAAGACTTATATTTGGAATACGGCATAGAGAGCGAATTTcctaaaaacagaaaaaaataaattggcttAATATGCGAAACAGAAAAATTCTACACTCgttatgttttttgtttcaaatttttaaaatacaaaatgctaCCTTACTTGGcgaataaaattgtttatagaaCAGATGTACACAATATAAATATACGTAGAAAACATACTGTAACCACTCCTATTCTAAGTATCTAAGAAACGAATTACTTTGCAGTTAGTAGTGTTAATAGATACTTATTGGTTTTAAATCTGCATATATTCCAATACTAAAGGTTACCCCAAAGATTCCTGCAGATGGACTGATGATTCCTGTGACCAATAAATTTATTGCCTGTCAGTGATAATATTATAGAGATAATTGTATGCCAGCAATTGAGACAATACTTTGAACAACATAAACTGTTATACATATATTAGTTAGTCAGGGTTTAGGAATAATCACTTTTGTGAATCTGCTTTTCAGTATGTGTGTGGGACAGGGCGAAAAGACATTAACGAAGACAAATTAGTTATTAGTATCTTTGTGGATCTTCAACGTGCTTTTGAGACAATAGATcgtaatattttccttaaaaatcttATGGTGTGTGTAATAGAGCTTTGGGCTGGATTAAAAATTACCTGGATAAGAGGTATAATAGAGTATGTATAGgacaaaagttttaaaataaaatagaaagtatTATAGGCGTACCACAAGGTAGTGTTCTTGGACCGCTGTTATTCGTTATTTATATAAGCGATATCTATATTTGCAGACGATGCAGTAATTTGTGTGTCAGGTAAAAATTACAGAGAAGccacaattattttaaatttggaattgaatattttatatcagtggctttataaaaataaattaaaactaaacgaaTCAAAGACAAAGTGTATGCAATACACTGTACTGTGTATGTAGTGTAAGGTACCaaaacaaattgtaaaaaattcaaggtttaaatattgaaattaataaatcaaaaattcaagttgtcagtaaaataaaatatttaggagtaCTCTTAGATCAACAATTAAATTTCCATGgtcatgtaaattatatttgtaatttacaAGAAGATTGCCAAGAAAGTTGGGTTTTTTAGGAGAATTTCTAGCTACTTGTCTCAATGGACTAAAATGTTAGTATACAATACAATTATTTTGCCGCACTTTAATTACTTATATCTTGttacttataaataaatcaattacaACTTCACCAAAATAAAGTAATGGGAATTGTTcttaattgtaataaatatacaCCTATCAAtgaatgcttcaaatattaaacTAGCTTCCTGTGAAGCATATTCTTaaggcaattttaattttaatttataaaatagagcaCGGATTTAAGCCATCATATCTGCGACATTTTTTGGAGAAAAGATCCAACTTTCAACAATATAAGGTCAAGAAATGATTATCATATTTCAAGAGTTAGATCAACTTTCTTGCagaaatcattgttttttgaaGGGTTGCAAGTTTTTAACTCTCTTCCATTAGAAATCGAAAACGCAAGTAATGTAAGgctatttaataagaattttaaaaatcattatttagaaatagcgtTATGTGATGGACAGCTTATGTATTAATAtaggttttacttatttttcatactactaaatttagcaaattgaattatttatgtaattctGATATTCCTTTCTCATCTTCTTTCCTCACGCTTAATGCTTCAATCCCTATAATTTTTATCCTAATTAGAGTAAGTTGAGTCCTATAGATAGgctgtttattattattattattattatatgtgaAAATTAAGTCACTTAAGATTTAcgataatatattattttaaatatattgaaaaaatatgtacagCTTATAAAAATCGCCTAGTTACAGCATTATCTTTATCCAACCTTATTTTTCACCTTTAATCCCAAACTCTCATCAACAGGGGGATATCTATCAATAAACTCGAAATTTAGCAAAGCTCGTGGCAACGCATCCGGATGTGCCTTTTTGTTCctaattattttcaattctgGTGCCACCCCATACAGTTgaatcgagtatttttttaacgccAACTGGTTAATTGGATTAAAAGCGGCACACCGGACACCGTCGACGTAATAAATTTTCACGTCGACGTTTTCGGGTACTAAACACCCCGAGTCAAAACATCGTTCTAATTTCGCTAGCGCGACGTTACCCAAGTCGTTACCCCATATGTAGAGCACGCGCATCTGGGTTGATTTTTTTAGACTGTCGAACAGGTCGGCTAGACCTTAAAAAAGATATCTATTAGGAAAATTGCATACACAAAACGGGAATTAAGTTAAAATACCTTGATCTccgattttattgttttgtaaatCCAGAAGTCGTATACGGGAAAACGGCAAATGTATGCTAAGGGCTTTGGCACCGCGAGTGGTAATGCCGTTTGAAGCGATTCTTAGAGCCGTAAGTTTGGGTCTTGTTCGTAACCTAAATATTGTAATTAGCAAAATCGGAATAGTCTTAAATAcgtttataattaataaaacccAAAAGCCTTTGAatggtaaatataaaaagaacaGCTATCTTCATGTAAAGAACATTGAATTAGGTAACTCTAAGCATCTTTTATTTTGGGTAATCTATCCTAAAATGTATACATCACGATCCCTAGTTGAGAAGGAGACCCGTGTTATTTTGTAACGTTGTATTCCTTTTCTACTTTTctattatattatcttttacattataaaattactattaaagttCTTGGGATGACAATATTTTAGTCCTAAGGACCTTTCAAGCATTGCTGCAAGTCGAACACTTCgatatttgtaatttaaaaaaaaaatctatttaaacttccgaaatcataaaaatataaatagatttaacatatatttttgtcAGGTATAAATACTTAAAGTAAGTCTAGGTACATATCTCAATCTTGCTATTTGTTCTCTATTAAAATGATTGCAACAAAGGTAAAcaatcttattaaaaatatttacactcTTACTTCTAAAATAATTTGCTTGTAAACTAATTCTTGAATCCAGCCGATATATAATCTCTTTCTAGTTTTAAGGCCCCACCCTAGaagtaaaaatttgtttttgcaattAGATAGCTACCGATAAGCCTTCATACTTGGCTCTCATCTTTTGTTTGAAAAACTAATGcactataaataaaaactaatacgGATGTTCCCTAAAGAATCGCATAAAACTTTGCCTTGTACTGacatatttgatattccatGGAACTATGATGGTTTAAGTTAATGCCTATCACGATCCATTATAAaggtaagtaaatatttattgcggTATAATAGACTTTAGTGGTAAATTATGTCATTAATCAAATTAACCAGTTTGTAACTTATCTTCATAATCTATTGAATGGACAAGTCAATTAAACCAAAACGTTTCAATGTTTACTTACCATTGAGTTAATATTTCTACGCCATGATTACCAATTCTATTAGCAGCTAAATCCAGCAGACTTAAATTGGTATGTACTCGTAACCCGCCCAATAACATCTCCATATCATGTCCTACAAAACTCGGATTAAAGCATCAGTTTTGCCATGTACCAACCTAACATTTACCATCAAATTCACATTTTTGAGCCCTTAAAACCTCCAGAGAAGTGTtcagttttaaaagaataccTAAATCATCAGCCAAAGTGCTATCGTCGTATTTTGAATAATAAGAGTTCGGAACTATTCTTGacatatttaaagattttaataaactctTTTCTATCACCATTAGTAGGCATTCGACGCTTTCAAGAGTTAAGTCGGTTTCTCCTATGTCAAGGGTTTCAAGGGTACGGAAATTTTCTATTAGACGACCAATATAACGCGCGCCCTCTGGTCCTAGTTTATTCCCAAGCTAGAACatcttatattatttatcaTATAATATTTAGCAAGAATGAGGAATACTgcatggaaatattttttttttatttttataaactacAATTTGCCCTACTACTTACCAGTCTgatcattttaagttttaaatgcTTCAAAGAAGACAAATAAGCTAATCCGTTTGGTCCTAAGTCACAGTGTAACAGATTTAAATATTGCAAGTTTGCACCTTTTGGATGTGCAAAGTACTCTTTAGCAAGTATTGTAATACCTTCATCACCAATGTTATTGTAGCAAAGGTCTAGTGAAATTATTTCTtcatgttttttcaaaaaatctgcCAGAGGATACATGTCATCTTGGGTTAGTCTTCTTCCTTCGTGAATGAAATGGATTTCGTagaaatatatgtttatattttattaaaatacatacCGAATCTCTGAAAAAGTTCTTTGCCTTTCAGCCTTAAATGTTTAGTCCCATcagaatttttttcacaaaataaaaggaAGAACAGATCATCAACTTTCttctttgtcatttttattaatgtaaaataaaaagctcactttttataaattaaaatatgaagaattgtaaaaaattgttgtatAACATTGAcacataaatcaattaataagcATGTTCAGATAATCCAACAAAAAACAGTAAATAGCAAATAAATTACGTAACCTTAAGACATAacattactaaaataaattatatgttgGAATGAACAAATGACCTGGAAGATCATTTCTATAacataatttgatattttaaagactttttaacTCTAGATATCAACAATCGTCCGTCATAACTCAAAGAAGCAAATATCCAAGGATCTGAAGGAGACCACTCAGC from Anthonomus grandis grandis chromosome 8, icAntGran1.3, whole genome shotgun sequence includes:
- the LOC126739213 gene encoding leucine-rich repeat-containing protein 34-like isoform X1 translates to MTKKKVDDLFFLLFCEKNSDGTKHLRLKGKELFQRFGRRLTQDDMYPLADFLKKHEEIISLDLCYNNIGDEGITILAKEYFAHPKGANLQYLNLLHCDLGPNGLAYLSSLKHLKLKMIRLLGNKLGPEGARYIGRLIENFRTLETLDIGETDLTLESVECLLMVIEKSLLKSLNMSRIVPNSYYSKYDDSTLADDLGILLKLNTSLEVLRAQKCEFDGHDMEMLLGGLRVHTNLSLLDLAANRIGNHGVEILTQWLRTRPKLTALRIASNGITTRGAKALSIHLPFSRIRLLDLQNNKIGDQGLADLFDSLKKSTQMRVLYIWGNDLGNVALAKLERCFDSGCLVPENVDVKIYYVDGVRCAAFNPINQLALKKYSIQLYGVAPELKIIRNKKAHPDALPRALLNFEFIDRYPPVDESLGLKVKNKVG
- the LOC126739213 gene encoding leucine-rich repeat-containing protein 34-like isoform X2, with protein sequence MTKKKVDDLFFLLFCEKNSDGTKHLRLKGKELFQRFGRRLTQDDMYPLADFLKKHEEIISLDLCYNNIGDEGITILAKEYFAHPKGANLQYLNLLHCDLGPNGLAYLSSLKHLKLKMIRLLGNKLGPEGARYIGRLIENFRTLETLDIGETDLTLESVECLLMVIEKSLLKSLNMSRIVPNSYYSKYDDSTLADDLGILLKLNTSLEVLRAQKCEFDGHDMEMLLGGLRVHTNLSLLDLAANRIGNHGVEILTQWLRTRPKLTALRIASNGITTRGAKALSIHLPFSRIRLLDLQNNKIGDQGLADLFDSLKKSTQMRVLYIWGNDLGNVALAKLERCFDSGCLVPENVDVKIYYVDGVRCAAFNPINQLALKKYSIQLYGVAPELKIIRNKKAHPDALPRALLNFEFIDRYPPVDESLGLKGLKH